A section of the Platichthys flesus chromosome 22, fPlaFle2.1, whole genome shotgun sequence genome encodes:
- the LOC133933468 gene encoding uncharacterized protein LOC133933468: protein MLNENQLSTQDCHAVLVEAKDRFLACLDALSEEDPATLDSSDNQIVLYYLEAVLVLGHMQRPSVVENMTVSEWLSRFKELSPEKGHPRWVIAVKEHKTAATQLASFALSQEQEQWFDIYYRRSRPVFQRAGRKRKRGEDIEDVEDPKDLFFLSSTGKGVHRTTNDIARLQKKFNVPAVSSKVVRRVFETSTKDMSDSAKTLVAGYLTHSNAVTEQHYRYPTPGQPVKGIHILKGMVPSTTSSSGDETSVGTWFLCKPQASFQSNL from the exons ATGCTGAACGAAAATCAGTTGTCAACTCAAGACTGTCATGCTGTATTGGTGGAGGCCAAGGATAGATTCTTGGCATGTTTGGATGCACTGTCTGAAGAGGATCCTGCCACATTGGATTCGAGCGATAACCAGATTGTGTTGTACTACCTTGAGGCTGTTTTGGTTCTAGGACACATGCAACGGCCGAGTGTGGTGGAAAACATgactgtgagtgagtggttATCAAGGTTCAAAGAACTTTCACCGGAGAAGGGTCATCCACGTTGGGTGATTGCGGTAAAGGAGCACaagactgcagcaacacaactggcCTCGTTTGCGCtttcacaggagcaggagcaa TGGTTTGATATCTACTACAGACGGTCACGGCCAGTCTTCCAGAGAGCCGGCAGGAAACGCAAGAGGGGTGAGGACATTGAGGACGTTGAGGATCCAAAAGATTTATTCTTCCTTTCCAGCACAGGGAAGGGGGTTCACCGGACCACCAATGACATTGCACGGTTGCAAAAAAAGTTCAATGTCCCGGCAGTGAGCAGCAAGGTGGTACGCAGAGTCTTTGAGACGAGCACCAAGGATATGAGcgattctgcaaaaacattgGTGGCGGGCTACCTTACCCATTCAAATGCGGTAACAGAGCAGCATTACCGCTACCCCACACCTGGACAGCCTGTAAAGGGTATACACATTTTGAAAGGCATGGTTCCTTCGACAACGTCATCTTCAGGGGATGAAAccagtgttgggacatggtttttgtgcaaaccacaggcctcctttcagtcaaacttgtaa